A window of the Ostrea edulis chromosome 1, xbOstEdul1.1, whole genome shotgun sequence genome harbors these coding sequences:
- the LOC125655757 gene encoding D-aspartate oxidase-like isoform X4, with product MTMAHVCVLGAGVIGLSSAVNVQLLIPGVDITIIADQFATETTSDGAAGHFGILSERTNADTKKLSRWTHDSFEWYHQLYMSEESNSAGVLRLFGYQLWSSKRPAPFHSKFDYTFRELSKKELQRLPGNHTYGWAQDSLMVECRRYLPWLLKKFKDKGGKIVRRRLNNINEIGESYDVIVNCTGLGSRTLFNDKMMVPIRGHTIRAKAPWIKHFYIGGNGDTYIYPGQDNVVLGGTRQRGEECLKKDQKYFDDIIDRCCTLVPSLKHADIEKLWVGLRPWRSTVRLEMEVISINDRRLPVVHNYGHGSDGVCLSWGCGVDAAHLVKEQLGQTGAQQTLSKL from the exons ATGACTATGGCCCATGTATGTGTCTTAGGAGCTGGAGTGATCGGGTTGTCGTCTGCTGTGAACGTGCAGTTACTGATACCGGGTGTAGATATTACAATTATTGCTGATCAATTTGCTACGGAAACTACAAGTGATGGTGCCGCCGGTCACTTTGGAATTTTATCGGAGCGAACGAATGCTGATACAAAGAAATtaag CCGTTGGACCCATGACTCTTTCGAGTGGTACCATCAACTATATATGTCTGAAGAGTCCAACAGTGCAGGAGTTCTGAGACTATTTGGTTACCAATTATGGAGTTCCAAGAGACCG GCTCCATTTCACAGCAAGTTTGACTATACATTCCGTGAATTGTCTAAGAAGGAACTTCAAAGGTTACCCGGCAATCACAC GTATGGCTGGGCCCAGGATTCATTGATGGTGGAATGCCGGCGTTACCTACCATGGCTTCTGAAAAA ATTTAAAGACAAGGGCGGGAAAATAGTTCGTCGTAGACTGAACAATATTAATGAG ATTGGAGAATCGTATGACGTCATAGTGAACTGCACGGGATTGGGAAGCAGGACGCTATTTAACGACAAGATGATGGTTCCAATCAGAGGACATACCATTCGC gCTAAAGCACCATGGATTAAACACTTCTACATTGGCGGTAATGGCGATACCTATATCTACCCAGG TCAAGATAATGTCGTTCTTGGTGGAACTCGTCAACGAGGTGAGGAGTGTTTGAAGAAGGACCAGAAGTACTTTGATGATATCATTGATCGATGTTGTACTTTAGTCCCCTCCCTCAAACACGCGGATATCGAGAAATTGTGGGTAGGACTTCGGCCATGGAGGTCCACTGTTCGACTAGAAATGGAGGTTATTTCAATCAACGACAGACGTCTACCA GTGGTACATAACTACGGGCATGGATCAGACGGTGTGTGTCTAAGCTGGGGATGCGGAGTGGATGCAGCACATCTAGTAAAGGAGCAGCTCGGTCAAACTGGTGCTCAACAAACATTGTCCAAGTTATAG
- the LOC125655757 gene encoding D-aspartate oxidase-like isoform X2, giving the protein MKNDHQALYFRDQFEGTSGAGVIGLSSAVNVQLLIPGVDITIIADQFATETTSDGAAGHFGILSERTNADTKKLSRWTHDSFEWYHQLYMSEESNSAGVLRLFGYQLWSSKRPAPFHSKFDYTFRELSKKELQRLPGNHTYGWAQDSLMVECRRYLPWLLKKFKDKGGKIVRRRLNNINEIGESYDVIVNCTGLGSRTLFNDKMMVPIRGHTIRAKAPWIKHFYIGGNGDTYIYPGQDNVVLGGTRQRGEECLKKDQKYFDDIIDRCCTLVPSLKHADIEKLWVGLRPWRSTVRLEMEVISINDRRLPVVHNYGHGSDGVCLSWGCGVDAAHLVKEQLGQTGAQQTLSKL; this is encoded by the exons TATATTTCCGGGATCAATTTGAGGGAACTTCCG GAGCTGGAGTGATCGGGTTGTCGTCTGCTGTGAACGTGCAGTTACTGATACCGGGTGTAGATATTACAATTATTGCTGATCAATTTGCTACGGAAACTACAAGTGATGGTGCCGCCGGTCACTTTGGAATTTTATCGGAGCGAACGAATGCTGATACAAAGAAATtaag CCGTTGGACCCATGACTCTTTCGAGTGGTACCATCAACTATATATGTCTGAAGAGTCCAACAGTGCAGGAGTTCTGAGACTATTTGGTTACCAATTATGGAGTTCCAAGAGACCG GCTCCATTTCACAGCAAGTTTGACTATACATTCCGTGAATTGTCTAAGAAGGAACTTCAAAGGTTACCCGGCAATCACAC GTATGGCTGGGCCCAGGATTCATTGATGGTGGAATGCCGGCGTTACCTACCATGGCTTCTGAAAAA ATTTAAAGACAAGGGCGGGAAAATAGTTCGTCGTAGACTGAACAATATTAATGAG ATTGGAGAATCGTATGACGTCATAGTGAACTGCACGGGATTGGGAAGCAGGACGCTATTTAACGACAAGATGATGGTTCCAATCAGAGGACATACCATTCGC gCTAAAGCACCATGGATTAAACACTTCTACATTGGCGGTAATGGCGATACCTATATCTACCCAGG TCAAGATAATGTCGTTCTTGGTGGAACTCGTCAACGAGGTGAGGAGTGTTTGAAGAAGGACCAGAAGTACTTTGATGATATCATTGATCGATGTTGTACTTTAGTCCCCTCCCTCAAACACGCGGATATCGAGAAATTGTGGGTAGGACTTCGGCCATGGAGGTCCACTGTTCGACTAGAAATGGAGGTTATTTCAATCAACGACAGACGTCTACCA GTGGTACATAACTACGGGCATGGATCAGACGGTGTGTGTCTAAGCTGGGGATGCGGAGTGGATGCAGCACATCTAGTAAAGGAGCAGCTCGGTCAAACTGGTGCTCAACAAACATTGTCCAAGTTATAG
- the LOC125655757 gene encoding D-aspartate oxidase-like isoform X6, whose protein sequence is MRQATEGRAVYFRDQFEGTSGAGVIGLSSAVNVQLLIPGVDITIIADQFATETTSDGAAGHFGILSERTNADTKKLSRWTHDSFEWYHQLYMSEESNSAGVLRLFGYQLWSSKRPVWLGPGFIDGGMPALPTMASEKIGESYDVIVNCTGLGSRTLFNDKMMVPIRGHTIRAKAPWIKHFYIGGNGDTYIYPGQDNVVLGGTRQRGEECLKKDQKYFDDIIDRCCTLVPSLKHADIEKLWVGLRPWRSTVRLEMEVISINDRRLPVVHNYGHGSDGVCLSWGCGVDAAHLVKEQLGQTGAQQTLSKL, encoded by the exons ATGAGACAGGCTACAGAAGGCAGGGCAG TATATTTCCGGGATCAATTTGAGGGAACTTCCG GAGCTGGAGTGATCGGGTTGTCGTCTGCTGTGAACGTGCAGTTACTGATACCGGGTGTAGATATTACAATTATTGCTGATCAATTTGCTACGGAAACTACAAGTGATGGTGCCGCCGGTCACTTTGGAATTTTATCGGAGCGAACGAATGCTGATACAAAGAAATtaag CCGTTGGACCCATGACTCTTTCGAGTGGTACCATCAACTATATATGTCTGAAGAGTCCAACAGTGCAGGAGTTCTGAGACTATTTGGTTACCAATTATGGAGTTCCAAGAGACCG GTATGGCTGGGCCCAGGATTCATTGATGGTGGAATGCCGGCGTTACCTACCATGGCTTCTGAAAAA ATTGGAGAATCGTATGACGTCATAGTGAACTGCACGGGATTGGGAAGCAGGACGCTATTTAACGACAAGATGATGGTTCCAATCAGAGGACATACCATTCGC gCTAAAGCACCATGGATTAAACACTTCTACATTGGCGGTAATGGCGATACCTATATCTACCCAGG TCAAGATAATGTCGTTCTTGGTGGAACTCGTCAACGAGGTGAGGAGTGTTTGAAGAAGGACCAGAAGTACTTTGATGATATCATTGATCGATGTTGTACTTTAGTCCCCTCCCTCAAACACGCGGATATCGAGAAATTGTGGGTAGGACTTCGGCCATGGAGGTCCACTGTTCGACTAGAAATGGAGGTTATTTCAATCAACGACAGACGTCTACCA GTGGTACATAACTACGGGCATGGATCAGACGGTGTGTGTCTAAGCTGGGGATGCGGAGTGGATGCAGCACATCTAGTAAAGGAGCAGCTCGGTCAAACTGGTGCTCAACAAACATTGTCCAAGTTATAG
- the LOC125655757 gene encoding D-aspartate oxidase-like isoform X1, translating into MRQATEGRAVYFRDQFEGTSGAGVIGLSSAVNVQLLIPGVDITIIADQFATETTSDGAAGHFGILSERTNADTKKLSRWTHDSFEWYHQLYMSEESNSAGVLRLFGYQLWSSKRPAPFHSKFDYTFRELSKKELQRLPGNHTYGWAQDSLMVECRRYLPWLLKKFKDKGGKIVRRRLNNINEIGESYDVIVNCTGLGSRTLFNDKMMVPIRGHTIRAKAPWIKHFYIGGNGDTYIYPGQDNVVLGGTRQRGEECLKKDQKYFDDIIDRCCTLVPSLKHADIEKLWVGLRPWRSTVRLEMEVISINDRRLPVVHNYGHGSDGVCLSWGCGVDAAHLVKEQLGQTGAQQTLSKL; encoded by the exons ATGAGACAGGCTACAGAAGGCAGGGCAG TATATTTCCGGGATCAATTTGAGGGAACTTCCG GAGCTGGAGTGATCGGGTTGTCGTCTGCTGTGAACGTGCAGTTACTGATACCGGGTGTAGATATTACAATTATTGCTGATCAATTTGCTACGGAAACTACAAGTGATGGTGCCGCCGGTCACTTTGGAATTTTATCGGAGCGAACGAATGCTGATACAAAGAAATtaag CCGTTGGACCCATGACTCTTTCGAGTGGTACCATCAACTATATATGTCTGAAGAGTCCAACAGTGCAGGAGTTCTGAGACTATTTGGTTACCAATTATGGAGTTCCAAGAGACCG GCTCCATTTCACAGCAAGTTTGACTATACATTCCGTGAATTGTCTAAGAAGGAACTTCAAAGGTTACCCGGCAATCACAC GTATGGCTGGGCCCAGGATTCATTGATGGTGGAATGCCGGCGTTACCTACCATGGCTTCTGAAAAA ATTTAAAGACAAGGGCGGGAAAATAGTTCGTCGTAGACTGAACAATATTAATGAG ATTGGAGAATCGTATGACGTCATAGTGAACTGCACGGGATTGGGAAGCAGGACGCTATTTAACGACAAGATGATGGTTCCAATCAGAGGACATACCATTCGC gCTAAAGCACCATGGATTAAACACTTCTACATTGGCGGTAATGGCGATACCTATATCTACCCAGG TCAAGATAATGTCGTTCTTGGTGGAACTCGTCAACGAGGTGAGGAGTGTTTGAAGAAGGACCAGAAGTACTTTGATGATATCATTGATCGATGTTGTACTTTAGTCCCCTCCCTCAAACACGCGGATATCGAGAAATTGTGGGTAGGACTTCGGCCATGGAGGTCCACTGTTCGACTAGAAATGGAGGTTATTTCAATCAACGACAGACGTCTACCA GTGGTACATAACTACGGGCATGGATCAGACGGTGTGTGTCTAAGCTGGGGATGCGGAGTGGATGCAGCACATCTAGTAAAGGAGCAGCTCGGTCAAACTGGTGCTCAACAAACATTGTCCAAGTTATAG
- the LOC125655757 gene encoding D-aspartate oxidase-like isoform X7, which translates to MTMAHVCVLGAGVIGLSSAVNVQLLIPGVDITIIADQFATETTSDGAAGHFGILSERTNADTKKLSRWTHDSFEWYHQLYMSEESNSAGVLRLFGYQLWSSKRPVWLGPGFIDGGMPALPTMASEKIGESYDVIVNCTGLGSRTLFNDKMMVPIRGHTIRAKAPWIKHFYIGGNGDTYIYPGQDNVVLGGTRQRGEECLKKDQKYFDDIIDRCCTLVPSLKHADIEKLWVGLRPWRSTVRLEMEVISINDRRLPVVHNYGHGSDGVCLSWGCGVDAAHLVKEQLGQTGAQQTLSKL; encoded by the exons ATGACTATGGCCCATGTATGTGTCTTAGGAGCTGGAGTGATCGGGTTGTCGTCTGCTGTGAACGTGCAGTTACTGATACCGGGTGTAGATATTACAATTATTGCTGATCAATTTGCTACGGAAACTACAAGTGATGGTGCCGCCGGTCACTTTGGAATTTTATCGGAGCGAACGAATGCTGATACAAAGAAATtaag CCGTTGGACCCATGACTCTTTCGAGTGGTACCATCAACTATATATGTCTGAAGAGTCCAACAGTGCAGGAGTTCTGAGACTATTTGGTTACCAATTATGGAGTTCCAAGAGACCG GTATGGCTGGGCCCAGGATTCATTGATGGTGGAATGCCGGCGTTACCTACCATGGCTTCTGAAAAA ATTGGAGAATCGTATGACGTCATAGTGAACTGCACGGGATTGGGAAGCAGGACGCTATTTAACGACAAGATGATGGTTCCAATCAGAGGACATACCATTCGC gCTAAAGCACCATGGATTAAACACTTCTACATTGGCGGTAATGGCGATACCTATATCTACCCAGG TCAAGATAATGTCGTTCTTGGTGGAACTCGTCAACGAGGTGAGGAGTGTTTGAAGAAGGACCAGAAGTACTTTGATGATATCATTGATCGATGTTGTACTTTAGTCCCCTCCCTCAAACACGCGGATATCGAGAAATTGTGGGTAGGACTTCGGCCATGGAGGTCCACTGTTCGACTAGAAATGGAGGTTATTTCAATCAACGACAGACGTCTACCA GTGGTACATAACTACGGGCATGGATCAGACGGTGTGTGTCTAAGCTGGGGATGCGGAGTGGATGCAGCACATCTAGTAAAGGAGCAGCTCGGTCAAACTGGTGCTCAACAAACATTGTCCAAGTTATAG
- the LOC125655757 gene encoding D-aspartate oxidase-like isoform X5, protein MRQATEGRAGAGVIGLSSAVNVQLLIPGVDITIIADQFATETTSDGAAGHFGILSERTNADTKKLSRWTHDSFEWYHQLYMSEESNSAGVLRLFGYQLWSSKRPAPFHSKFDYTFRELSKKELQRLPGNHTYGWAQDSLMVECRRYLPWLLKKFKDKGGKIVRRRLNNINEIGESYDVIVNCTGLGSRTLFNDKMMVPIRGHTIRAKAPWIKHFYIGGNGDTYIYPGQDNVVLGGTRQRGEECLKKDQKYFDDIIDRCCTLVPSLKHADIEKLWVGLRPWRSTVRLEMEVISINDRRLPVVHNYGHGSDGVCLSWGCGVDAAHLVKEQLGQTGAQQTLSKL, encoded by the exons ATGAGACAGGCTACAGAAGGCAGGGCAG GAGCTGGAGTGATCGGGTTGTCGTCTGCTGTGAACGTGCAGTTACTGATACCGGGTGTAGATATTACAATTATTGCTGATCAATTTGCTACGGAAACTACAAGTGATGGTGCCGCCGGTCACTTTGGAATTTTATCGGAGCGAACGAATGCTGATACAAAGAAATtaag CCGTTGGACCCATGACTCTTTCGAGTGGTACCATCAACTATATATGTCTGAAGAGTCCAACAGTGCAGGAGTTCTGAGACTATTTGGTTACCAATTATGGAGTTCCAAGAGACCG GCTCCATTTCACAGCAAGTTTGACTATACATTCCGTGAATTGTCTAAGAAGGAACTTCAAAGGTTACCCGGCAATCACAC GTATGGCTGGGCCCAGGATTCATTGATGGTGGAATGCCGGCGTTACCTACCATGGCTTCTGAAAAA ATTTAAAGACAAGGGCGGGAAAATAGTTCGTCGTAGACTGAACAATATTAATGAG ATTGGAGAATCGTATGACGTCATAGTGAACTGCACGGGATTGGGAAGCAGGACGCTATTTAACGACAAGATGATGGTTCCAATCAGAGGACATACCATTCGC gCTAAAGCACCATGGATTAAACACTTCTACATTGGCGGTAATGGCGATACCTATATCTACCCAGG TCAAGATAATGTCGTTCTTGGTGGAACTCGTCAACGAGGTGAGGAGTGTTTGAAGAAGGACCAGAAGTACTTTGATGATATCATTGATCGATGTTGTACTTTAGTCCCCTCCCTCAAACACGCGGATATCGAGAAATTGTGGGTAGGACTTCGGCCATGGAGGTCCACTGTTCGACTAGAAATGGAGGTTATTTCAATCAACGACAGACGTCTACCA GTGGTACATAACTACGGGCATGGATCAGACGGTGTGTGTCTAAGCTGGGGATGCGGAGTGGATGCAGCACATCTAGTAAAGGAGCAGCTCGGTCAAACTGGTGCTCAACAAACATTGTCCAAGTTATAG
- the LOC125655757 gene encoding D-aspartate oxidase-like isoform X3 — translation MRQATEVYFRDQFEGTSGAGVIGLSSAVNVQLLIPGVDITIIADQFATETTSDGAAGHFGILSERTNADTKKLSRWTHDSFEWYHQLYMSEESNSAGVLRLFGYQLWSSKRPAPFHSKFDYTFRELSKKELQRLPGNHTYGWAQDSLMVECRRYLPWLLKKFKDKGGKIVRRRLNNINEIGESYDVIVNCTGLGSRTLFNDKMMVPIRGHTIRAKAPWIKHFYIGGNGDTYIYPGQDNVVLGGTRQRGEECLKKDQKYFDDIIDRCCTLVPSLKHADIEKLWVGLRPWRSTVRLEMEVISINDRRLPVVHNYGHGSDGVCLSWGCGVDAAHLVKEQLGQTGAQQTLSKL, via the exons ATGAGACAGGCTACAGAAG TATATTTCCGGGATCAATTTGAGGGAACTTCCG GAGCTGGAGTGATCGGGTTGTCGTCTGCTGTGAACGTGCAGTTACTGATACCGGGTGTAGATATTACAATTATTGCTGATCAATTTGCTACGGAAACTACAAGTGATGGTGCCGCCGGTCACTTTGGAATTTTATCGGAGCGAACGAATGCTGATACAAAGAAATtaag CCGTTGGACCCATGACTCTTTCGAGTGGTACCATCAACTATATATGTCTGAAGAGTCCAACAGTGCAGGAGTTCTGAGACTATTTGGTTACCAATTATGGAGTTCCAAGAGACCG GCTCCATTTCACAGCAAGTTTGACTATACATTCCGTGAATTGTCTAAGAAGGAACTTCAAAGGTTACCCGGCAATCACAC GTATGGCTGGGCCCAGGATTCATTGATGGTGGAATGCCGGCGTTACCTACCATGGCTTCTGAAAAA ATTTAAAGACAAGGGCGGGAAAATAGTTCGTCGTAGACTGAACAATATTAATGAG ATTGGAGAATCGTATGACGTCATAGTGAACTGCACGGGATTGGGAAGCAGGACGCTATTTAACGACAAGATGATGGTTCCAATCAGAGGACATACCATTCGC gCTAAAGCACCATGGATTAAACACTTCTACATTGGCGGTAATGGCGATACCTATATCTACCCAGG TCAAGATAATGTCGTTCTTGGTGGAACTCGTCAACGAGGTGAGGAGTGTTTGAAGAAGGACCAGAAGTACTTTGATGATATCATTGATCGATGTTGTACTTTAGTCCCCTCCCTCAAACACGCGGATATCGAGAAATTGTGGGTAGGACTTCGGCCATGGAGGTCCACTGTTCGACTAGAAATGGAGGTTATTTCAATCAACGACAGACGTCTACCA GTGGTACATAACTACGGGCATGGATCAGACGGTGTGTGTCTAAGCTGGGGATGCGGAGTGGATGCAGCACATCTAGTAAAGGAGCAGCTCGGTCAAACTGGTGCTCAACAAACATTGTCCAAGTTATAG